In the genome of Serratia symbiotica (Periphyllus acericola), one region contains:
- a CDS encoding Grx4 family monothiol glutaredoxin — MTTIEKIQHQIAENHILLYMKGSPKLPNCGFSAQAVQALSACGERFAYMDILQNPDIRVQLPKYANWPTFPQLWVDGELIGGCDIIIEMYQRGELQQLIKETAEKYSAQQYSQL, encoded by the coding sequence ATGACGACGATTGAAAAAATTCAGCACCAGATCGCTGAAAACCACATTTTGCTGTACATGAAAGGCTCACCAAAATTGCCAAACTGCGGTTTCTCTGCGCAGGCTGTTCAGGCGCTGTCTGCCTGCGGCGAGCGCTTTGCTTACATGGATATTTTGCAGAACCCGGACATTCGTGTGCAACTGCCTAAGTACGCTAATTGGCCGACTTTCCCACAACTGTGGGTAGACGGTGAATTAATTGGTGGTTGCGATATCATCATCGAAATGTATCAGCGTGGCGAACTGCAACAGCTTATCAAAGAAACAGCAGAGAAATACAGCGCGCAGCAATACTCGCAGCTTTAA
- a CDS encoding VOC family protein, translating into MRLLLTSENPEYKYSLAFVGYSDESAGTVIELTYNWDVDSYEMGTAFGHLGLGVDDVAATCDHLCSVGGKIIREVGPVKGCTTVIAFIEDPDGYKIELIENKHASDGLGK; encoded by the coding sequence ATGCGTCTGCTGCTTACCAGTGAGAATCCAGAATATAAATACTCGCTTGCGTTTGTCGGGTACAGTGATGAAAGCGCAGGTACAGTAATTGAACTGACTTATAACTGGGACGTAGACAGTTACGAAATGGGTACTGCGTTCGGGCATCTGGGGCTGGGCGTCGACGATGTCGCGGCCACATGTGACCACTTGTGTAGCGTCGGCGGCAAGATAATCCGTGAAGTCGGCCCAGTCAAAGGTTGCACCACCGTCATCGCTTTTATCGAAGATCCAGATGGCTATAAAATCGAACTCATCGAGAATAAACATGCCAGTGACGGCCTTGGTAAATAA
- the srmB gene encoding ATP-dependent RNA helicase SrmB, whose product MTVTHFSELELDERLILALHDKGYDRPTAIQTEAIPRAMNGHDVLGSAPTGTGKTAAFLLPVLQHLLDFPRKKSGPPRVLILTPTRELAMQVADQARELAAHTSLDIATITGGVAYMNHAEVFSENQDMVVATTGRLLQYIKEENFDCRAVETLILDEADCMLDMGFAQDIEIISAETRWRNQTLLFSATLEGEAIHEFAERILKEPVKVEADPSRRERKKILQWYYRADDVQHKTALLVHLLKQPDVQKSVIFVRKRERVHELAIWLREAGINTCYLEGEMVQAKRNEAVKRMMDGRIDVLVATDVAARGLDIIDITHVFNFDMPRTADTYLHRIGRTGRAGRKGTAISLVEAHDHLLLGKVGRYLNEPLKPRVIDELRPKTKVPNEKSNGKPSKKVLAKRMQDKAKNKEKAKVKVRHRDTKNIGKRRQAKAKREKNAE is encoded by the coding sequence ATGACAGTAACCCATTTTTCCGAACTCGAACTCGATGAACGCCTGATCCTCGCACTGCATGATAAAGGCTACGATCGCCCCACTGCTATCCAAACTGAAGCGATCCCACGCGCGATGAACGGGCACGACGTATTAGGCTCGGCTCCGACCGGCACCGGCAAAACCGCCGCATTTTTGCTGCCCGTTTTGCAGCATCTGCTGGATTTTCCGCGTAAGAAGTCTGGCCCACCACGCGTTCTGATCCTTACCCCGACACGTGAGTTAGCAATGCAAGTGGCCGATCAAGCGCGTGAATTGGCGGCACATACCTCGTTGGATATCGCCACCATCACCGGCGGCGTAGCCTATATGAACCACGCAGAAGTGTTCAGCGAAAACCAAGATATGGTGGTCGCTACTACTGGCCGTCTACTGCAATATATCAAAGAAGAGAACTTCGATTGCCGCGCGGTGGAAACCCTGATCCTCGACGAAGCAGACTGCATGCTCGACATGGGCTTTGCACAGGACATCGAAATCATCTCTGCCGAAACCCGCTGGCGCAACCAGACGTTGCTGTTCTCCGCCACGCTGGAAGGCGAGGCGATCCATGAATTCGCTGAACGCATTCTGAAAGAGCCGGTGAAAGTGGAAGCTGATCCTTCGCGTCGCGAACGCAAAAAAATCCTGCAATGGTACTACCGCGCCGATGACGTGCAGCACAAAACAGCGCTGCTGGTGCACCTGCTGAAGCAGCCGGACGTGCAAAAATCAGTGATCTTCGTGCGCAAGCGCGAGCGAGTGCATGAGCTGGCCATCTGGCTGCGTGAAGCAGGCATCAATACCTGCTACCTCGAAGGCGAAATGGTGCAAGCCAAGCGCAACGAAGCGGTAAAACGCATGATGGACGGCAGGATTGATGTGCTGGTCGCCACCGATGTCGCCGCACGTGGTCTGGATATCATTGACATTACTCACGTATTTAATTTCGACATGCCGCGCACCGCCGACACCTACCTGCACCGCATTGGCCGCACCGGCCGTGCCGGGCGCAAAGGCACCGCCATTTCACTGGTTGAGGCACACGACCACCTGCTATTGGGCAAAGTGGGTCGTTACCTAAATGAACCATTGAAGCCACGGGTGATCGACGAACTGCGGCCAAAAACCAAAGTGCCAAACGAGAAAAGCAACGGTAAACCTTCAAAGAAAGTGCTGGCCAAACGTATGCAAGACAAAGCGAAAAACAAAGAAAAAGCTAAGGTGAAAGTGCGACATCGCGATACCAAAAATATCGGCAAACGCCGCCAAGCCAAGGCTAAACGTGAAAAAAACGCGGAATAA
- a CDS encoding methyltransferase, which produces MGTDGVLLGAWAPLAQAQRVLDIGSGSGLIALMLAQRSAAEVMIDAVELDEVAAEQARDDNVQKSPWPQRIKVYAQDIYYYAEHHAAQYDLTRQQSALFGTGCRPAVIKRAITRVAQRP; this is translated from the coding sequence GTGGGTACTGATGGCGTGTTGCTTGGTGCTTGGGCACCGCTGGCACAGGCGCAGCGGGTGCTGGACATCGGTAGCGGCAGCGGACTGATTGCGTTGATGCTGGCGCAGCGTTCAGCTGCTGAGGTGATGATCGATGCGGTGGAACTGGACGAAGTCGCTGCCGAGCAGGCGCGCGATGATAATGTGCAGAAATCCCCTTGGCCGCAGCGCATTAAGGTTTACGCGCAGGATATTTATTATTACGCCGAACATCACGCCGCGCAATATGATCTGACTCGTCAGCAATCCGCCTTATTTGGAACCGGCTGTAGGCCTGCCGTGATCAAGCGCGCCATAACGCGCGTTGCACAGAGACCTTGA
- the grpE gene encoding nucleotide exchange factor GrpE — translation MSSREQKAPNKQVSEEMEQQARYEDVLPEAAEDVDLRDARITELEARLLEAQQNERDGRDSLLRAKAEMENVRRRTELDIEKAHKFALEKFSGDLLPVLDNLELALELADKNNPELTAMIEGIELTLKSLQDVVHKYGIEIVSDIDVPFNPDVHQAMSLTESADHQPNHVMMVMQKGYTLNGRLLRPAMVAVSKAKA, via the coding sequence ATGAGTAGTAGAGAACAAAAGGCGCCAAACAAGCAAGTCTCAGAAGAAATGGAACAGCAGGCCCGATACGAGGATGTGCTACCAGAGGCGGCGGAGGACGTTGATTTGCGTGATGCGCGTATTACCGAGCTGGAGGCTCGGTTACTTGAAGCTCAGCAAAATGAACGTGATGGACGTGATAGCCTGCTGCGCGCCAAAGCTGAAATGGAGAACGTGCGTCGGCGTACTGAGCTGGATATTGAAAAAGCGCACAAATTCGCATTGGAGAAATTCTCTGGTGACTTGCTGCCAGTGCTCGATAATCTGGAGCTTGCATTAGAACTGGCTGATAAGAATAATCCTGAGTTGACCGCGATGATCGAAGGCATCGAACTGACGCTAAAGTCCTTACAGGATGTGGTGCACAAGTACGGCATTGAGATCGTCAGTGATATCGACGTGCCCTTTAACCCGGATGTGCATCAGGCAATGAGCCTGACTGAATCCGCCGATCACCAGCCGAACCATGTGATGATGGTGATGCAGAAAGGCTATACGCTGAATGGCAGATTGCTGCGCCCCGCTATGGTTGCGGTTTCTAAAGCTAAAGCATAA
- the ung gene encoding uracil-DNA glycosylase, translating into MSTSLTWHDVIGKEKEQPYFVETLAFVAAERRAGKTIYPPQRDVFNAFRFTDLADVKVVILGQDPYHGPNQAHGLSFSVRPGVPAPPSLMNMYKELATDIPGLEHPNHGYLQSWAEQGVLLLNTVLTVEGGRAHSHANLGWETFTDKVIAALNENCSGVVFLLWGSHSQKKGNFIDRKRHHVLKAPHPSPLSAHRGFFGCRHFSQTNQLLKQQGLQPLDWLPRA; encoded by the coding sequence ATGTCCACCTCCCTCACCTGGCATGACGTTATCGGCAAAGAAAAAGAGCAGCCCTATTTTGTTGAAACACTCGCCTTTGTTGCCGCTGAACGTCGGGCTGGTAAAACTATTTATCCACCGCAGAGAGATGTATTCAACGCTTTCCGTTTCACCGACCTGGCGGACGTCAAAGTGGTTATCCTCGGGCAGGATCCCTATCATGGCCCCAATCAAGCCCACGGCTTGTCTTTCTCCGTGCGCCCCGGCGTTCCTGCACCGCCTTCACTGATGAATATGTACAAGGAACTGGCAACCGATATTCCTGGTCTTGAACACCCAAACCACGGTTACCTACAGAGCTGGGCCGAACAAGGCGTGTTATTGCTCAACACAGTGCTGACCGTCGAAGGTGGCCGAGCGCATTCGCACGCCAATTTGGGCTGGGAAACTTTCACCGATAAAGTGATCGCTGCGCTAAACGAGAACTGTAGTGGCGTGGTGTTCCTGCTGTGGGGATCGCATTCGCAGAAGAAAGGCAACTTTATTGACCGCAAACGCCATCATGTGCTGAAAGCGCCACATCCGTCGCCGCTCTCCGCTCACCGTGGCTTCTTCGGTTGCCGCCACTTCTCACAAACCAATCAACTGCTGAAGCAACAGGGCTTGCAGCCGCTCGACTGGTTACCGCGTGCATAA
- the rnt gene encoding ribonuclease T, giving the protein MRAASDEDKKLMAEKSDLNALSGRFRGFYPVVIDVETAGFNAKTDALLEIAAVTLKMDDGGWLQQDETLHFHVEPFEGANLQPEALAFNGIDPHNPLRGAVSEYDALHAIFKTVRAGIKRRGCNRAIIVAHNANFDHSFLMAAAERASLKRNPFHPFATFDTAALSGLVLGQTVLAKACTAAGMPFDSSQAHSALYDTEQTALLFCELVNRWKRLSGWPLTLGDLGS; this is encoded by the coding sequence ATGCGTGCTGCATCCGATGAAGATAAGAAACTGATGGCCGAAAAAAGTGACCTTAACGCCCTTAGTGGCCGCTTTCGTGGATTTTATCCCGTAGTTATAGATGTAGAAACTGCCGGTTTTAATGCAAAAACCGATGCATTACTAGAGATTGCCGCCGTTACGTTGAAAATGGATGATGGGGGGTGGTTGCAGCAGGATGAAACCCTGCACTTTCATGTCGAGCCTTTTGAAGGGGCTAACCTGCAACCAGAGGCACTGGCATTCAATGGCATTGATCCGCACAACCCGCTGCGTGGCGCGGTCAGTGAATATGATGCGCTACACGCCATTTTTAAAACGGTTCGTGCTGGCATCAAGCGTCGCGGCTGCAACCGGGCAATCATTGTGGCGCACAACGCCAACTTTGATCACAGTTTCCTGATGGCTGCTGCAGAGCGCGCCAGCCTGAAGCGCAATCCGTTCCACCCCTTTGCCACATTCGATACTGCGGCGCTGAGCGGGCTGGTGCTAGGACAGACGGTGCTGGCGAAAGCCTGTACCGCTGCTGGTATGCCGTTTGACAGTAGCCAGGCGCATTCAGCATTGTACGACACTGAGCAGACCGCCTTACTGTTCTGCGAACTAGTTAACCGATGGAAACGTCTAAGTGGCTGGCCACTAACCCTCGGCGATCTTGGCAGCTAA
- the rpoE gene encoding RNA polymerase sigma factor RpoE yields the protein MSEQLTDQVLIERIQKGDQKSFNLLVVRYQHKVASIVSRYVQQGDIPDVVQESFIKAYRALESFRGDSAFYTWLYRIAVNTAKNYLVAQRRRPPSSDVDVNYAENYESAGALKEISNPENLMLSEELRQIVFRTIESLPEELRMVITLREFDGLSYEEIAAIIECPIGTVRSRIFRAREVIDNKIQPQTQR from the coding sequence ATGAGCGAGCAGTTAACGGATCAAGTTCTGATAGAGCGGATCCAAAAGGGTGATCAGAAATCGTTTAACTTACTGGTAGTGCGTTACCAGCATAAGGTGGCGAGTATCGTTTCTCGCTATGTGCAGCAGGGCGACATACCTGATGTGGTGCAGGAATCCTTTATTAAGGCCTATCGTGCACTGGAGTCATTCCGGGGCGATAGCGCTTTTTATACTTGGTTGTATCGAATCGCTGTGAATACAGCAAAGAATTATCTGGTTGCGCAGAGACGTCGCCCGCCATCCAGTGATGTGGATGTCAATTATGCGGAAAATTACGAAAGCGCAGGGGCACTGAAAGAAATTTCGAACCCTGAGAATTTAATGTTGTCAGAAGAGCTAAGGCAGATAGTTTTCCGTACCATTGAGTCTCTCCCTGAGGAGCTTCGTATGGTGATTACTTTGCGGGAGTTTGATGGCCTAAGCTATGAAGAGATTGCTGCCATCATAGAATGCCCGATCGGAACCGTACGTTCGCGTATTTTCCGTGCACGCGAAGTTATCGATAATAAAATCCAACCGCAAACCCAGCGTTAG